CACGCTCACGACGTATAGTTTGAATACGTGCGATATCCTTCTTGATCTCTTTAATCCGTTTTGGATTGTCGAGCTGACCGGTAGCGAGCTGAAAACGCAGGTTAAACAGCTCCGCTTTGGCTTCTTTGATTCGCGCTTCCAACTCATCATCTGTTAAATCTCTAAACTTCTCTGCCTTCACGCTTACTCACC
This window of the Candidatus Aquicultor sp. genome carries:
- the rpmC gene encoding 50S ribosomal protein L29; this encodes MKAEKFRDLTDDELEARIKEAKAELFNLRFQLATGQLDNPKRIKEIKKDIARIQTIRREREIEVKLASS